One part of the Thiothrix nivea DSM 5205 genome encodes these proteins:
- the bfr gene encoding bacterioferritin: protein MKGKDRVIDVLKTLLAGELAARDQYFIHSRMCDDWGLSKLYEHYEHERQEESGHADAIIRRILFLEGVPDLDNQDKLNVGSDVPSMFKNDLALEYHVTGALKDAMKICEEEQDYVTREMLRVQLEDTEMDHAYYLEKQLGLIDKIGLQNYLQSQM, encoded by the coding sequence ATGAAAGGAAAAGACCGTGTTATCGACGTGCTGAAAACCCTGCTGGCCGGTGAGCTGGCGGCGCGGGATCAGTACTTCATCCATTCGCGCATGTGCGATGACTGGGGTTTGAGCAAGCTGTATGAGCACTACGAGCATGAACGCCAGGAAGAAAGCGGCCATGCGGATGCCATTATCCGCCGCATCCTGTTCCTCGAAGGCGTGCCCGACCTGGATAATCAGGACAAGCTGAATGTCGGTTCCGACGTACCCAGCATGTTCAAGAACGACTTGGCGCTGGAATACCACGTCACCGGGGCGCTGAAAGACGCGATGAAAATCTGCGAGGAAGAGCAGGATTACGTCACCCGCGAAATGCTGCGCGTGCAACTGGAAGATACCGAAATGGATCACGCTTACTACCTGGAAAAGCAACTCGGCCTGATTGACAAGATCGGCCTGCAAAACTACCTGCAATCGCAGATGTAA
- a CDS encoding metal ABC transporter permease has translation MDWTLQFSILAPAFVAGVLVLATHIPLGREVLCRGIIFIDLAIAQIAGLGVIAAHSFGWEVHGWETQLIALSAALAGAWLLGWAETRLKQQQEALIGIVFVLAATGGLLLLANNPHGGEHLRELLAGQILWVNWPDLIPLAVLAAAYWLLAWLKPQWLPRLFARQTFYLLFAVVITFAAQVVGVYLVFASLVIPAFAVWREQAGSLRDAFALGLLGYAAGIMVSAWLDLPTGASIVWFLALAGLGYRLIGSRA, from the coding sequence GACTGGACGTTGCAATTCAGCATCCTCGCCCCGGCCTTTGTCGCCGGGGTGCTGGTATTGGCGACCCACATCCCGCTGGGGCGCGAAGTCCTGTGTAGGGGCATCATTTTCATCGACCTGGCGATTGCACAGATTGCCGGGTTGGGGGTGATTGCCGCGCACAGTTTCGGTTGGGAAGTGCATGGCTGGGAAACCCAGCTCATCGCCCTGTCTGCCGCACTGGCGGGTGCGTGGCTGCTGGGCTGGGCGGAAACGCGCCTCAAACAACAACAGGAAGCCCTGATCGGCATTGTGTTTGTGCTGGCGGCGACTGGCGGGTTGTTGTTGTTGGCGAATAATCCGCACGGTGGCGAACACCTGCGTGAGCTGCTGGCCGGGCAAATCCTGTGGGTGAACTGGCCTGATCTGATTCCGCTGGCGGTGCTGGCGGCGGCCTACTGGCTGCTGGCATGGTTGAAACCGCAATGGTTGCCACGCCTGTTCGCACGGCAGACATTTTACCTGTTGTTTGCGGTGGTGATTACCTTTGCGGCGCAGGTGGTGGGGGTGTATCTGGTGTTCGCCAGTCTGGTGATCCCGGCGTTTGCGGTGTGGCGGGAACAGGCTGGTTCCTTGCGTGATGCCTTTGCGCTGGGGCTGCTAGGGTATGCAGCGGGAATTATGGTATCGGCGTGGCTGGACTTGCCGACCGGGGCGAGCATTGTGTGGTTTCTGGCGCTGGCGGGTTTGGGGTATCGCTTGATAGGCAGTAGAGCTTAA
- the bfr gene encoding bacterioferritin has translation MKGNPDINRSLNLVLRSQLTAINQYFLHARMCKNWGLEKLNGKEYKRSIKAMKQADELIERILFLEALPNLQDLGKLYLGEDVPEIIANDLRLAGEVAAELRKVIGECEQAQDYVSRDLLQEILEEEEEQIDWLESQQWAIDNAGLQNYLQSMMDS, from the coding sequence ATGAAAGGAAACCCCGACATCAACCGTTCGCTGAATCTGGTGCTACGCAGCCAGTTGACGGCGATCAACCAGTATTTCCTGCACGCCCGCATGTGCAAAAACTGGGGGCTGGAAAAGCTCAACGGCAAGGAATACAAACGTTCCATCAAGGCCATGAAACAGGCCGATGAACTGATCGAACGCATCCTGTTCCTTGAAGCCCTGCCCAACCTGCAAGACCTCGGCAAGCTCTACCTCGGCGAAGACGTGCCGGAAATCATCGCCAACGACCTGCGCCTGGCCGGTGAAGTGGCGGCGGAATTGCGCAAGGTCATCGGCGAATGCGAACAGGCGCAGGATTACGTTTCCCGCGACCTGTTGCAGGAAATTCTCGAAGAGGAAGAAGAGCAGATTGACTGGCTCGAATCCCAGCAGTGGGCGATCGACAACGCCGGTCTGCAAAATTACCTGCAATCCATGATGGACAGTTAA
- the hflK gene encoding FtsH protease activity modulator HflK, whose amino-acid sequence MSLREDLQQVARHSQRLWLALLGIVPLLYLLSGFYSIGAEQRGILTRFGKLVDDKIAPGMHYRLPWPIESVEKLQVTAVRSMELDFAQDANASHVQLELTTGDENLINVALILQYNIQEAGIFQHQAAEPEQLLRQIAQAESIQYVASQNIGDLLTTGRNQFQSGLQQAIQQQTRALNLGINVTSVQIRRLEPPQSIKQVFDDVAVARAEKQEKIQVEQGERSSTLAKARSDANRQQQQAQAYASELLARASGDRDRLLSTWEEYRQAPALTGQRMYLEMLEQVMPKARVTLATPSTGRQAEGNE is encoded by the coding sequence ATGAGCCTGAGGGAAGACCTGCAACAGGTCGCCCGCCACAGCCAGCGCTTGTGGCTGGCATTACTGGGGATCGTGCCGCTGCTTTACCTGTTGAGCGGCTTTTACTCAATAGGCGCGGAACAGCGCGGCATCCTCACCCGCTTCGGCAAGCTGGTGGACGACAAGATTGCGCCGGGAATGCATTACCGCCTGCCCTGGCCGATTGAATCCGTGGAAAAATTGCAGGTGACGGCGGTGCGCTCGATGGAGCTGGATTTCGCCCAGGACGCCAACGCCAGCCATGTGCAACTGGAACTGACCACTGGCGATGAAAACCTCATCAACGTGGCGCTGATCCTGCAATACAACATCCAGGAAGCGGGCATTTTCCAGCATCAGGCTGCTGAACCGGAACAACTGCTGCGGCAGATTGCGCAGGCCGAAAGCATCCAGTACGTTGCCAGCCAGAACATCGGCGACCTGCTCACCACCGGGCGCAACCAGTTCCAGTCCGGCCTGCAACAGGCCATCCAGCAACAAACCCGCGCCCTCAACCTCGGCATCAACGTCACTTCGGTGCAAATCCGCCGCCTGGAACCGCCGCAATCCATCAAACAGGTGTTCGATGACGTGGCGGTTGCCCGCGCTGAAAAGCAGGAAAAGATTCAGGTGGAACAGGGCGAACGCAGCTCCACCCTGGCCAAGGCGCGCAGCGACGCCAACCGCCAGCAGCAACAGGCGCAAGCCTATGCCAGCGAATTGCTGGCGCGCGCCAGCGGCGACCGCGACCGCTTGCTGAGTACCTGGGAAGAATACCGCCAGGCCCCCGCCCTGACCGGGCAGCGCATGTATCTGGAAATGCTGGAACAAGTGATGCCGAAAGCCAGGGTGACGCTGGCAACGCCGTCAACGGGCAGGCAAGCGGAAGGAAACGAGTGA
- the hflC gene encoding protease modulator HflC: MKTTLWTLAALIVAGYLLSTCLVPVKESETVVIMQFGKPVRTIREAGLALKLPAPIQTRTVLDKRLQLLGLEPAEFVTRDRRNLVVSSFAVWRIAEPETFLTSVRDFDTARLRLQELLNAGVGAAIGNIPLSDIFSVDNQQQGLPALFTSVTGNSSATALKEFGIEIISVRPNRFGFPKQNLQSIYQRMMSEQERTAKQHRAEGQEAAAKIRAETEREARELLAEAYRESQTTKGKGEAEAAKTYAEAFQADADYYRFSRSLDAYQKIIGDNTTFILSSDAPIFDYLMTPPTAKPPAAPLPEPAP, translated from the coding sequence ATGAAAACAACCCTGTGGACGCTGGCCGCCCTGATCGTGGCTGGCTACCTGCTGTCCACCTGCCTCGTGCCGGTCAAGGAAAGCGAAACCGTGGTCATCATGCAGTTCGGCAAGCCGGTGCGCACGATCCGCGAAGCCGGGCTGGCGCTCAAACTGCCCGCCCCCATCCAGACCCGCACCGTGCTGGACAAGCGCCTGCAACTGCTGGGGCTGGAACCGGCGGAATTCGTCACCCGCGACCGCCGCAACCTGGTGGTGAGCAGCTTCGCGGTGTGGCGCATCGCCGAACCGGAAACCTTCCTCACAAGCGTGCGCGACTTTGACACCGCCCGCCTGCGCTTACAGGAACTGCTCAACGCCGGGGTAGGCGCTGCCATTGGCAACATCCCGCTCAGCGACATTTTCAGCGTCGACAACCAGCAGCAAGGCTTGCCCGCGCTGTTCACCAGCGTCACCGGCAACAGCAGCGCCACCGCCCTGAAAGAATTCGGCATCGAAATCATCAGCGTGCGCCCCAACCGTTTCGGCTTCCCCAAGCAAAACCTGCAATCCATCTACCAGCGCATGATGTCGGAGCAGGAACGCACCGCCAAGCAGCACCGCGCCGAAGGCCAGGAAGCCGCCGCCAAAATCCGCGCCGAAACCGAACGCGAAGCCCGCGAACTGCTGGCCGAAGCCTACCGCGAAAGCCAGACCACCAAGGGCAAGGGGGAAGCGGAAGCCGCCAAAACCTACGCCGAAGCCTTCCAGGCCGATGCGGATTACTACCGCTTCAGCCGCTCACTGGACGCCTACCAAAAAATCATTGGTGACAACACCACCTTCATCCTGTCATCTGATGCGCCCATTTTTGATTACCTGATGACGCCACCCACCGCCAAACCACCCGCCGCGCCGTTGCCGGAGCCTGCCCCATGA